A part of Anabas testudineus chromosome 7, fAnaTes1.2, whole genome shotgun sequence genomic DNA contains:
- the taf13 gene encoding transcription initiation factor TFIID subunit 13 → MADEEDETGFDDELEDGSSGVDVGHGKRKRLFSKELRCMMYGFGDDQNPYTESVDILEDLVIEFITEMTHKAMSIGRQGRVQVEDIVFLIRKDPRKFARVKDLLTMNEELKRARKAFDEANYGS, encoded by the coding sequence ATGGCGGACGAGGAGGACGAGACTGGCTTCGACGACGAGCTGGAGGACGGATCCAGCGGAGTGGACGTCGGCCACGGCAAGAGGAAGAGGCTCTTCTCCAAGGAGCTCCGGTGCATGATGTACGGATTCGGAGACGACCAGAACCCGTATACGGAGTCTGTGGACATCCTGGAGGACTTGGTGATCGAGTTTATCACGGAAATGACCCACAAAGCCATGTCTATCGGGCGCCAGGGCCGCGTCCAGGTGGAGGACATCGTTTTCCTAATTCGCAAAGACCCCAGGAAGTTCGCCAGAGTGAAAGACCTGCTGACCATGAACGAGGAGCTGAAGAGAGCCCGGAAAGCTTTCGATGAAGCTAATTATGGCTCGTAA